The Pseudokineococcus lusitanus genome includes the window TGCATCGCCGCGAAGCCCGGCATGCCGAGGTCGACGTGCCGCCCCCAGCCCTGGCCGGCCGTGTCGCCGGTCCAGACGAAGGAGACGTCGCGGCGGGCCCGCGGGGCCGTCGTGAGCCGGCCCGACGCCGCCTCGCCCGGTCCGTCCGCCGTCTCGACGAGCAGGCGGTACTCGTAGGTCTCCCCCGACCGGAGCCCGTCGAGCCGCACCGTCCCGGTGAGGTCGGTGCCCGTGCCGACGACCGGCCCGGGCACGCGGCGCCACCCGCCGCCCCGGCCGGGCTCCCGCACCTCCGCGACGAGCCGGCCCGGCGCGTCCGCCCGGCCCCACAGGACGGCGGTGGTCCGGGTGACGTCGCCGGAGGCGACGCCGAGGGACAGCCCGGGGCGTCCCCGGCGCACGAGCGCCGGGGACCCCGGCCGCGCCGCCGACGCGGGGGCCACCGCCAGCCCGCCGAGGGCGAGGCCCGCGCCGAGGACGGCACGACGCCTCGGCCCGGCGGGGGCGCGCCCCGTGGAGCGGGCGGCGTCCCGGGCAGGTCCGGCGTCTCGGCGCGTCATGGACCCAGCAGACGCCCCCGCGACGAGCGGCGGGTGGCCCCGCCGTGGCGGGCGGGTGACACCCGGACGACGACCCGGTGCAGCCCGGGGCCTCAGCCGGCGGTGGCCTCCACGAGCGAGCGCATCGACCGCGTCGGCCGCAGCCAGGCGCCCTCGGGCGGCAGGTTGTCGAGCCGGATCCGCGGCAGCGGGCTCGTGAAGGCGCCCGGCACGTCCTCGATGTCGAGGAAGGTGATGAGGTCCGACTCCTGCGCGTAGCCCGCGACCTCGGAGAACGCGACGACGACGCACTCGACGCCCTGCCGGGCCAGCTGCTCGAGCGGCTCGCGGAAGTTCCGGCCGTCGGCGCTGGCGACGACGACGCGGGCGAGGGTGCCCTCCTCGGCACGCCGGGCGACGTGCTCGAGCATCGCCTCGTCGACGTCGTCGTCCGGCTGCGTCTTGGGGCGCGCGAAGACCGCGAAGCCGAAGGAGCGGACCGCCTCGACCCAGCCGCGCATGTTCGGCGCGGCCGCGGGGACGATGTTGGTGAAGACGCAGCCCTCGACGTCGTGCTCGCCCGCGGTCGTCACGAGCCAGCGCGCGATGGCGTCGAAGCGCGGCCGCGACGACGGCGACGGGCGCTCGCCGATGACGTTGGCCAGCGTCATGTCGATGTTGGGCGCGTCCCACACCAGCAGGTCCAGGGGCGGGCCCGGGAGCTCCGGCCCGTCCTCGGCCGCGGGGGCCCCCACCAGGTCCGTCGTGCTCATGAGCCGATCACCGTCCCGTCAGCTGCCAGGCGTCGTCGCCGTCGTCGTCGTCGTCCCAGCCGCCCGAGCCGGCACCGTCGTGGCCGTCGTCGTAGCTGCGCGGGGGCGGCGGGAGCCCGCCGTCCCAGTCGTCCTCGCCGGGGGCGCCGTAGCGACCGCCCGCCGGTGCGGCGGCCGGCCGGCGCACCGGCTCGACCTCCACCGCCTGCTCGTAGGGCGCGTCGCCGCCCGACGGCGACGGGTCGCCGCGCAGGGCCGCGAGCGTGCCGGGCATGTCGTCCGGGCGCACGAGGACGTCCCGTGCCTTGGAGCCCTCGCTCGGGCCGACGACCCCGCGCGACTCCATGAGGTCCATGAGCCGCCCCGCCTTGGCGAAGCCCACGCGCAGCTTGCGCTGGAGCATCGACGTCGAGCCGAACTGGGTCGTGACGACGAGCTCCACGGCCTGCAGGAGCAGGTCGAGGTCGTCGCCGATCTCCTCGTCCACCTGCCGCTCCGGCGCCGTGACGACGACGTCGTCGCGGTACACGGGGGCCAGCTGCTCCTTGACGTGCGCGACGACCGCGCCGATCTCGGCCTCGGTGACCCACGCCCCCTGGACGCGCATGGTCTTCGAGCTGCCCATGGGCAGGAACAGCGCGTCGCCCTGGCCGATGAGCTTCTCGGCGCCGGGCTGGTCGAGGACGACGCGGGAGTCGGCGAGCGAGCTCGTGGCGAAGGCCAGCCGCGACGGCACGTTGGCCTTGATGATGCCGGTGACGACGTCGACGCTCGGGCGCTGCGTCGCGAGCACGAGGTGGATGCCCGCCGCGCGCGCCAGCTGCGTGATGCGCTGGATCGAGGCCTCGACGTCGCGGGGGGCCACCATCATGAGGTCGGCCAGCTCGTCGACGACGACGAGCAGGTAGGGGTACGGCTGCAGCACCCGCTCGACGCCGGGCTTCGCCTGCACCCGGCCCGCGCGGACGGCCGCGTTGAAGTCGTCGACGTGCTTGAAGCCGTAGGTCGCGAGGTCGTCGTAGCGCGCGTCCATCTCCCGCACGACCCACTCGAGGGCCTCGGCGGCCTTCTTCGGGTTCGTGATGATCGGGGTGATGAGGTGCGGGATCCCCTCGTAGGCCGTCAGCTCGACGCGCTTGGGGTCGACGAGCACGAGGCGGACCTCGTCCGGCGTCGCCCGCATGAGCACCGAGGTGATCATGGCGTTGACGAAGCCCGACTTGCCGGCGCCCGTGGCGCCCGCGACGAGCAGGTGCGGCGTCTTGGCGAGGTTGGCGACGACGTAGCCGCCCTCGACGTCCTTGCCGACGCCCATGACGAGGGGGTGCGTCTGGTGCCGGGCCGCCTGGCTGCGCAGGACGTCGCCGAGGGAGACCGTCTCGCGGTCCGCGTTGGGGATCTCGATGCCGATGGCCGACCGGCCCGGGATGGGCGAGAGGATCCGCACGTCCGCGCTGGCGACGGCGTAGGCGATGTTCTTGCTGAGCGCCGTGACGCGCTCGACCTTGACGCCCGTGCCGAGCTCGACCTCGTAGCGCGTGACCGTCGGGCCGCGGCTGAAGCCGGTGACGGCCGCGTCGATGTCGAAGGACTCGAGCACGCCGGTGAGCGCCTCGACGACGCGGTCGTTGGCGGCGCTGCGGGCCTTGTGCGGCGTCCCCGGCGTGAGCAGGTCCGACGCCGGGAGGCTGTACGTGACGTCCCCGCCGAGGAGCAGCTGCTCGACGCGCTGCGGCAGCTGGGTGACGGGCGGCGCCTCGAGGTCCTCGGCCGGCTCCGCGGGCGCGGCCTGCGCCGGCACCCGGGCGGTGGCCGGGGCGGGGGCGCGGCGTCGGCCGGGGCGCGGGGCGGGCGGCGCGCCGTCGACGGGGTCGGCGGGGTCGTCCTCGTCGGCGCCCGCGTCGCCGCCGGCCGCGCGCGACCAGCCGACGGGCTCGGCCTCGGCCGGCGTCTCCGCGGCCGCGGCCTCGCCCCGGGCCCGGCGGCGCAGCCGCTCGGCGGCGCGGCGGGCGCGGCTGTGGCCGTCCTCGTCCCCCGGGTCCCCCTCGCCCGCGACGCCGGTCGGCTCCTCAGCGGGCACCGCGGCGTCGGCGTCCTTCCGGGAGCGGCCGCGCCGGCGGGCAGGGGCGGGCGCCTCGTCGACGTCCTCGTCGGCCGGACGGCGGGAGCCGCGCGAGCGCGTGGTGCCCGGCTCGGGCAGCTCGTCGGAGGGGCCGTAGCCGGCGTCGGCGCGGTGCTCGCGGCGCAGGAGGCGGTCCCGCAGCGCGGCGAGGCGCTCGGGGACGGCGTGGACGGGGGTCCCCGTGACGACGAGCAGCCCGAAGAGGCCGAGCAGGAGGAGGACGACGACCGCGACGGCGGGCGCCGTCCCGCGGGCGAGGGGCGCCGCGGCCACGAAGCCGAGGACCCCGCCGCCGGAGCGGAGCACGGGGGCGGTCGCGGCGGCGTCCGCCCCGACCGTGCCGAGGTGCACGAGGCCGCAGGCGGAGAGCAGGAGCGCGACGACGCCGACCCAGGAGCGGTCCCTGCCGGCGGGCCGGTCGGGGTGGCGCATGAGCCGCACCGACGCGGCGAGGAGCGCCAGCGGCACGACGAGGGCGACGAGGCCGACCGTGCCGGCGACGACGTCGTGGACGGCGACGCCGATGGTGCCGGTGACGCCCCACCACTCGCGGGCCGCGACGAGGACGCCGAGGCCGAGCAGCGCGAAGGCGAGCCCGTCGCGGCGGTGCGCCGGGTCGAGGTCGCGGGCCCCGGCCCCGACGCGCCGCACCCCGCCGCCGACGACGCGGGCGGCACCGCCCCAGACGGCCCGCAGGCCGCGGAGGAGGACCGAGCCGGCCGGCGGGGGGACGGGACGCGAGCCGCCCCGGCCGCCGCCGCCGGAGCGCGCGGGACCCGGGCGCCGGGCCGTGGTGGAGCCGCGCGTCGCCATGGCGGCACCGTATCGCCGCCCCGGCCCGCCCCGGCCGAGCCGGGGCGGCGCGGCGGGCGTCAGGCGCTGACGACGACCGGGACGATCATCGGCCGGCGGCGGAGGCGGCCCGAGGCGAAGCGGCCGACGACGCGGCGCACGACCTGCTGGAGCTGGTGGGTGTCCGTCGTGCCGTTGGCCGCGGCCTGCTCGAGCGCCGCGACCACCTGGCCGCGCACCTGGGCGAAGACGGCGGAGTCCTCGGCCACGCCGCGGGCGTGGATCTCCGGGCCCGCCACGACGGCGCCGGAGGAGGCGTCGACGGCGACGAAGACGGAGATGAAGCCCTCGTCGCCGAGGATGCGGCGGTCCTTGAGGTCGGCGTCGGTGATGGCGCCGACCGAGGAGCCGTCGACGTACACGTAGCCGCACGGCACCGCGCCCGCGATCCGGGCGACGCCGTCGCGCAGGTCGACAGCGACGCCGTCCTCGGCGATGACGACGCGCTCGCGCGGGATGCCGGTGGCCACCGCGAGGTCGGCGTTCGCGTGCAGGTGGCGGTGCTCGCCGTGCACCGGCATGACGTTCTTCGGGCGCACGATGTTGTAGCAGTAGAGGAGCTCGCCGGCGCTGGCGTGGCCCGAGACGTGGACGCGGGCGTTGCCCGAGTGGACGACCTTGGCGCCGAGCCGCGTGAGCCCGTTGATGACGCGGAAGACCGCGTTCTCGTTGCCGGGGATGAGCGAGGAGGCGAGCACGACGGTGTCGCCGCGGCCGATCCGGACCCGGTGGTCGTTGTTGGCCATGCGGGACAGCGCGGCCATGGGCTCGCCCTGGCTGCCGGTGCACATGAGGACGACCCGGTGCTGCGGCAGGTCGTCGACCTGCTTGGCGTCGACGAGGACGCCGTCCGGCACGGTCAGGTAGCCGAGGTCGGCGGCGATCCCCATGTTGCGGACCATGGAGCGGCCGACGAGCGCCACGCGGCGCCCGGAGCGGGCGGCGGCGTCGAGCACCATCTGCACGCGGTGCACGTGGGAGGCGAAGGACGCGACGATGATCCGGCGGTCGGCGGTCCGGAAGACCCGGTCCAGCGACGGCTCGATCTCCCGCTCGGACATCGTGAAGCCGGGGACCTCGGCGTTCGTGGAGTCCACGCAGAAGAGGTCGACGCCCTCCTCGCCGAGCCGGGCGAAGGCCCGCAGGTCGGTGATGCGGCCGTCGAGCGGCAGCTGGTCCATCTTGAAGTCGCCGGTCAGCAGCACCGAGCCGGCCGCCGTGCGGACCATGACGGCGAGCGCGTCGGGGATGGAGTGGTTGACGGCCACGAACTCGGCGGAGAAGGGGCCGAGGTCCTCGACCTGGCCCTCCCGGACCGTGAGCGAGTACGGCCGGATCCGGTGCTCCTTGAGCTTCGCCTCGACGAGGGCGAGCGTCAGGGTGGAGCCGACGAGGGGGATGTCGGGCCGCAGGCGCAGCAGGTAGGGCACCGCGCCGATGTGGTCCTCGTGGCCGTGGGTGAGGACGACGGCGACGACGTCGTCCAGCCGGTCGGCGATGGAGGAGAAGTCCGGGAGGATGAGGTCGACGCCCGGCTGGTGGTCCTCGGGGAAGAGGACGCCGCAGTCGACGACGAGCAGCTTGCCGGCCGTCTCGAGGACGGTCATGTTGCGCCCGACCTCGCCGAGGCCGCCGAGCGGGGTCACGCGCAGCGTGCCCTCCGCCAGCTCGGGGGGCGGTCCCAGCTCGGGGTGGGGGTGGCTCACAGGAGACCTGCTTCCGTCAGGGCAGCGCGCAGCAGCTCGTGCTCGTCGTCGTCGAGCGCGACGAGGGGCAGCCGCACGGTGCGGTGGGAGGTGGCACCGAGCAGCTGCGCGACGGCCGAGGCCGAGGCGGCGCCCTGGGTGCGGTTCATGATGGCGTCGACGACCGGCAGCAGCCGGGTGTGGACGGCCCTCGCCGTGGGCAGGTCGCCCGCGTCGACGGCGTCGACCATGGTCCGGTAGGCGCCCGCGGCGGCGTGGCCGACGACGCTGACGACGCCGGCCGCGCCGGCGGCGAGGTGGGCCAGGTTGAGCGCGTCCTCGCCGGAGTACCAGGCCAGGTCCGTCGTGGCCATGACCTGCGAGGCGGCGAAGAGGTCGTTGCGGCTGTCCTTCACCGCGACGACCCGGGGGTGCTCGGCGAGCGCCCGCAGCGTGTCCACGCCGACGGGGACGCCGGTGCGCCCGGGGATGTCGTAGACCATGACCGGGAGGTCGGTCGAGCCGGCGACGGCGCGGAAGTGCGCCAGCAGCCCCGCCTGGGGCGGCTTCGAGTAGTAGGGCGTCACGACGAGCAGGCCGTGGGCGCCCGAGTCCTGCGCGGCGCGGGCGGCCTCGACGCTGGCGGCGGTGTCGTTGGACCCGGCGCCGGACAGGACGTGGGCCCGCTCCCCCACCGCCTCGAGCACGGCGCGCAGCAGGACGTCCTTCTCCCGGGGCGTCGTGGTGGGCGACTCGCCCGTCGTCCCGTGGAGGACCAGGCCGTCGCAGCCGGCGTCGACGAGGTGCTCGGCGAGGCGGACACCGCCGTCCACGTCGAGCGAGCCGTCGGCGGTCATCGGCGTCGCCATGGCCACGAGGACCGACCCGAAGGGGCGGGGCACGGTCGGACCCGGCCTCTCCGGCGAGGACGGGGTCGTCGTCTGCGGCACGGGGGCACGCTACCGACCCCGGCGCCGCCTCCCGCGCACCGCCGCACGGCCGCCGCGCGTGCCGCCGGGGCGCGCCGGGCCGGTCGCGCCGCCCCCCGGGCCGTCGACGGGGCGGGCCGGCCCGTCCGGCGCCAGGCCGCCCGGGACGCCGGACGGCGGCAGGGGCGGCGGGCCCTCGGCGCCCTGCTCGCGGTGCCGGGCGATGACGTCCTTGGTGACGGTCGCGTACACGTCGACGTACTCCTGGCCGGACAGCGCCACGAGCGCCCGCATGATGTCGTCGGTCGCCGCCCGCAGGACGAAGCGGTCGTCGGCGCGGCCGGCGTAGCGGGACAGGTCCACGGGCGGCCCCACCCGGACGCCCACGCGGCTGAGGTTCGGCACGACCCGGCCGACCGGCTGGACGACGTCCGTGCCGACCATGGCGACGGGCACGACCGGGACGCCGCTCTCGAGCGCCAGGCGCGCCGCCCCCGTGCGGCCCCGGTGGAGGCGGCCGTCGGGGCTGCGCGTGCCCTCGGGGTAGATGCCGAGCAGCTCGCCGCGCCGCAGGACGGCGAGCCCGGTCCGGAGGGCCGCCAGCCCGGCCGTGCCGCCGGAGCGGTCCACGGGCAGCTGCCCCACGCCGCGGAAGAAGCCGGCCGTGAGCCGGCCGCGGACGCCGCGGCCGGTGAAGTAGTCGTCCTTCGCGAGGAAGGTGACCCGGCGGTCGAGGACGAGCGGCAGGAAGATCGAGTCGCTGAAGGACAGGTGGTTGCTCACGAGGAGCGCGCCGCCGTGGTCCGGGACGTGCTCGGCGCCCTCGACCCACGGCCGGTACGTCGTGAGGAGCAACGGCCCGAGGACGAGCCGCTTGAGCAGCCAGTAGAGCAACCGACGACCCCTCCCGGTCTCCCGCTGCCGCCGGCCCCTGCGCTGGAGCCGGCCCGCGGCCGGTGCGGCGGCGGGCGGGTGTCGAGCGTAGGGCCACCCCGGGGGCGCCCCCTCCCCGGCGCCCGTCCCCGGCGCCCGTCCCCGGCGCCCATCCCCGGCGCCCGTCCGGGGCGGTCGTCCGGGTCCGCCCGTCCGCCTCCCGGGTGGCGGCCTCGCCCGTCCGGGCGCGGCCGCTCCCGACGGGCACGCGGCGGGGGCGTCCGTGCGACGATCGGCCCGTGCCCCAGCGCCACCCCCGGACCGGACGACGCGCGGGCCGTCCCCCCGCGCGCACCCCCCTCGTCGTGCGCGGCGCCGAGGCCTGGTCGGCCGACCCCCCGGCGGGCCCGGGCGACGGGCCCCGCGTCGGCGTCCTCGTCCTCCACGGCTTCACCGGGAGCCCCGCCTCCGTCCTCCCGTGGGCCCACGCCCTCGCGGACGCCGGGCTCGCCGTGGCCGTCCCCCGGCTCCCGGGGCACGGCACCGACGTCCGTGACCTCGACCGCACGACGTGGCGCGACTGGTACTCCCTCGCCCGCGCCGACCTCCAGCAGCTGCGCGACCGGTGCGACGTGACCCTCGTCGCCGGCCTGTCGATGGGAGGCGCCCTCGCCCTCCGGCTCGCCGTCCACGAGCGCGACCTCGTCGACGGCGTCGCGGTGGTCAACCCCGCCGTCCTCCTCGGGGACCCCCGCCTCGTGGCGCTCCCCGTGCTGCGGCTGCTGCGGCGCACGGTGCCGGGCGTCGCCGACGACATCGCCATGCCGGGACGCACCGAGCTGGGCTACGACGCCGTCCCCCTGCGGGCGCTGACGTCCTTCCTCGGCCTCATGGCCGAGGTGCGGCGCGACCTGCCCCTCGTGACGCAGCCGACGCTCGTGGCCTCCTCGCCGCAGGACCACCTCATCCCGCCGGAGAGCTCACGCGTCGTCCGAGCCGGCCTCGGCTCGGCCGACGTCCGCGACGTCCGCCTCGAGCGCAGCTACCACGTGGCGACGCTCGACCACGACTTCCCCCTCGTCGTCGAGGAGACCCTGCGCCTCGTCCACGACGTCGTCGACGGCCGGACCGCGACGACGCCCGTGGCGGGGGTGCCCGCATGACCACCGCCGACGAGCCGCGCCCGGAGGACGAGGACCGTCCCGCCGGAGGCACGGACGACGCCGCCAACGCCGCCGACGCCGCCGACGCCGCCGACGCCGACTCTCGACCTCAGGTCGAGGGTGACGTCGAGGGTCGTGGCGGTCCGTCGCGCCGGTCGGACGTCGACGTCGAGGCGGCCTGGGCCGACATCGTCGCCCGCTGGGGCGACGTCCCCGACGCCGCCGCCGAGGTGCGACGCCCCCCGCGCCCGTCGGGCCGCGACGGCGGCGCGCCCGGGCGGCGGGTCGTGCGCGAGCCGGGCACCCCGGCCCCTGGGGCCGGGCCGGGCACGCCCGGCCTCCCCGGCCCGCAGGACGTCCCGCCCGGTCCGCCGCCCGCCCCGGGCGCACGGGGCGACGGGCCGGCCCAGCCGGTCCGGCCGTCCCCCGGCGCCGACGACGACGTCGTCGGCTGGGAGGACCGTCCGGCCGGCCCCACGCCCGACGAGCGACCGCCGGTCGTGCCCGAGGACGAGGGGCACTACGAGCCCCCGCCGCTGGCCCCGGCGCCCCCGACGGACCGCGTCACCCGTCTCGCCTGGGTCGGTGCCCTCGCGGGGCCGGCGCTGCTGCTCCTGTGCGCGCTCGTGTGGCGGGACGCCCCGACGCTCGTCGTGCTCGCCGCCGTGGCGGCCTTCGTCGCGGGCTTCGCCGTCCTCGTCTCGCGGCTGCCGCGCTCGCGGGACGACGACGACGACGGCGCGGTGGTCTGACCCGCCCGGCCCGGCGCCCGGGGCGTCAGGCGCGGACCGGGTCCCCGACGGCCAGGTCGGCGACCACCGGTCGGTGGTCGCTGGCGCCGTCCACCGCGGGCACCGTCGTCGCGAGGACGCGCGCGCCGCGGACGAGGAGGGCGTCGATCCGCTGCCGCGGACGCGCCGCGGGGTAGGTCGCGCCGTCGCCGTCGCGGCCGGCCACGGCCCAGCAGTCCTCGGCGTCCGGCAGCAGCGTCGACCACGAGGGCCCGCCCGGGCGCTCGTTGAGGTCCACCCCGACGACGCGCGGGACGGCCCCGGGCGCCCGGCCGACGACGTCGTCCGGCAGCGGCTGCAGCCGCCGGACGTGGTCGGCCCGCTCGTCCTCGGAGAGGCCGAGGTGGGCGCTGGAGACGACGACGGGCGCGCCCCCGGGCGGGGCCACGAGCGCCGTCGCGCTCCCGCGGACGGGCATGCGCAGCCCGCGGACGGGCAGCTCCGTCGCCGCGGCCGCGAGGACGTCGAGCCGGGCGGCGACGAGGACGACGGCCCCCGCGGCGGGCCGGCCGGCGGCGCCGACGAGCATCCCGGCGCGGCGCGCGAGGTCGGCGGCGCGGGGCAGCGTGCGGGGCCCGCGGGGGCCCTCCTGCAGGAGGGCGACGTCGCACCCGGCGTCGCGCAGCACCCCGGCGACGGCGTCGGCGCCCGCGCGCAGCCCGTGGACGTTCCAGGTGAGGACACGCAGCGTCGTCCCCGGTGCCCGCCCGGCCGTCATCCCCAGCCCCGCGAGAGGTCCGCCGCGCCGACGAGGCCGGCGTCCGGCCCGAGCCGCGCCAGGACGACCTCCGCCTCGGGCCGGTGCCCGCGGCCCGTGAGGGTGCGCCGCATCTCCTCGCGCGCCGGGCCGAGCAGCAGCTCGCCGGCCTCGCTGACGCCGCCGCCGATGACGAAGGTGCCCGGGTCGAGGGCGGCGGCCAGGTTGGCCAGCCCCGTCCCGAGCCAGCGCCCCGTGTCCTCCATGATCTCCACCGCCGCCGGGTCGCCGGCGCGGGCGGCGGCGGTCACGACCGGGCCGCGGACCGCCTCGGCGTCGCCGCCGGCCCCGGCGAGCAGGGCGTGGCCGAAGGGCGAGCCGCCCCGCGCCAGCTCCCGCCCGTCGCGGCCGAGGGAGTTGCCCGACGCGTACTGCTCCCAGCAGCCGCGGTTGCCGCACTCGCAGCGGTGCCCGCCGGGCACGAGCACCATGTGGCCGAACTCGCCGGCGATGCCGTACCGCCCCCGCTGCAGGCGCCCGTCGCGGACGACGGCGCCGCCGATGCCCGTGCCGAGGGTGATGACGACGAGGTGCGGCTCGCCGCGTCCCGCGCCAAAGCGGTACTCCGCCCAGGCCGCGGCGTTGGCGTCGTTCTCCACGAGCGTGCGACGGCCGACGCGCCGGCCGAGCCGCTCGCGCACGCGCAGCTCCACGGCCTCGCGGAGCGGCTCGTCCCGCCACGCGAGGTGCGGGGAGAAGAGGACCGTCGAGCGGGTGGCGTCGACGAAGCCCGCGGCGCCGATGCCGACCGACACGACGTCGTGGCGGGCCGACAGCTCCTCGACGAGGTCGGCGATGAGGTCCTCGACCGCCTGCGGGCTGCGGGTCGGCGTCTCCCGGCGGGCCCGGGCGACCACGCGGCCCTCGGCGTCGACGACGCCGGCCGCGACCTTCGTGCCGCCGATGTCGATGCCGATGGCGAGCCCGTCCCCGATCCACGCCCGCCGCGCCTGGCGGCGGAGCCGCTCCCCCGCCTGGTGCCGCCGCTGCCGGGCGACCTCGTCGACGCCGCCGGGGAGCAGGGTCGAGCGCTCGCGGGCGGCGCGGCGGCGCTGCGCCGGGGTGCCCTCGCCGTCGCGCGGCCGCCGGCGGGGCCGCGCGGGCGGCAGGCCGTCCCGGCCGGGCCGGTCCGGGAGGTCGTCCTGCGGGCCGGGCGGACGGCTCACGGGCGCGCGGCGAGCGCCGCGACCCCGACCATGCCCGCGTCGTTGCCGAGGACGGCGGCGTCGATCCGGGCGAGGTCACGGTGCATGGCCGCCGTCAGCGCGCCGGCGAAGGCCTCGCGCATCGGCTGCAGGAGGAGGTCGCCGGCCTCGCTGACGCCGCCGCCGACGAGCACGAGCCCCGGGTCGAGGACGGCGGCCAGGCTCGCGGCGCCCTCGCCGAGCCAGCGCCCCAGCGTGGCCACGAGGCGCACCGCCGCGACGTCGCCCTCCTCGGCCGCCTGCGTGACGTGGACGCCCATGACGGCGTCGGGGTCGCCGCCGGAGAGCTCGAGGAGCCGCGCGGCGGCGACGGGCTCGGTGCGCGCGAGCGCCCGCGCCCAGCGGACGAGCGCCGAGCCGGAGCCGTACTGCTCCCAGCAGCCGGTCCGGCCGCAGCCGCACTGGTGGCCGTCGGGGACGACGCGCAGGTGGCCGACCTCGGCGGCCATGCCGCCCGTGCCTCGGACCAGCTCGCCGTCGAGGACGATCCCGCCGCCGAGGCCCGTGCCGACGGTCAGCAGCACCATGTCGCGGCTGCCCTTCCCGCCGCCGTGCGTGAACTCGCCCCAGGCGGCGGCGTTGGCGTCGTTCTCGACGACGACCGGCAGCCCGACCCGCTTCTCGACCTCCTCGCGCAGCGGCTCGTGCCGCCAGGAGAGGTTGGGCGCGAAGACGACGACGGAGCGGGTGGCGTCCACGTACCCCGCGGCCGCGACGCCGACGGCCGTCACGTCGTGCTCGGCCCGCAGCTCGGCGACGGCGTCGGCCACGGCGTC containing:
- a CDS encoding ROK family glucokinase, producing the protein MSRPPGPQDDLPDRPGRDGLPPARPRRRPRDGEGTPAQRRRAARERSTLLPGGVDEVARQRRHQAGERLRRQARRAWIGDGLAIGIDIGGTKVAAGVVDAEGRVVARARRETPTRSPQAVEDLIADLVEELSARHDVVSVGIGAAGFVDATRSTVLFSPHLAWRDEPLREAVELRVRERLGRRVGRRTLVENDANAAAWAEYRFGAGRGEPHLVVITLGTGIGGAVVRDGRLQRGRYGIAGEFGHMVLVPGGHRCECGNRGCWEQYASGNSLGRDGRELARGGSPFGHALLAGAGGDAEAVRGPVVTAAARAGDPAAVEIMEDTGRWLGTGLANLAAALDPGTFVIGGGVSEAGELLLGPAREEMRRTLTGRGHRPEAEVVLARLGPDAGLVGAADLSRGWG
- a CDS encoding ROK family glucokinase — its product is MSTIGVDIGGTKIAAGVVDDDGAVLARTRRDTPATDPEAIEDAVADAVAELRAEHDVTAVGVAAAGYVDATRSVVVFAPNLSWRHEPLREEVEKRVGLPVVVENDANAAAWGEFTHGGGKGSRDMVLLTVGTGLGGGIVLDGELVRGTGGMAAEVGHLRVVPDGHQCGCGRTGCWEQYGSGSALVRWARALARTEPVAAARLLELSGGDPDAVMGVHVTQAAEEGDVAAVRLVATLGRWLGEGAASLAAVLDPGLVLVGGGVSEAGDLLLQPMREAFAGALTAAMHRDLARIDAAVLGNDAGMVGVAALAARP